GTCCGGTATCGAAAAGCTCCTTCCGATCGCCGGAAAGGTCGAGTTCGTCTGTGGCTACTGCGTGGTGGATGCTTCAAGATTCCTGGCCCTCAGCGATATCTTCTCGGTGGTCGAGAAACAGGTCGCCTCGTCCGACGTCGTGATAATCAACAAAGTGGACAGGGTAAGTGTGGGAGAACTGGAGAGAATAAAACAGGAAATATCCACGATAGGGAATATGCCTCAATACGAGGCCAGGTACGGAGTGACCAGGAAGCCCGTTCCCTTCTTCAAAAGGAAAAAGGAAGTGGCGGAATCGGAGAACAGCCCCAATAACCGGCCAAAATCCCTCCTTATAGAATGGGAAGGCGAAGTTACCATCGAGAAGTTGAGGGACTTTGTAGAAGAGATCCTCGGTTCTGCTTTGAGAGTGAAGGGCTTTTGCAGAACCGAATCCGGTCTCGTTCTCGTGAACGGTGTGGGCTCGTCGGTGGAGATAACACTGGCCGATAACGCAAAGGCAACGGGGCTTTCGATCATATCCGAGCGGAACAAACCGGTTTTGAAGACCATAAAAGACGCCTGGGAGAGGCTCTTCAACACCGAAATAAAAATCACCTGATGCATTGTTTACAGTAAGTTTGCATTGTCGAAAGCAGCCGTGAGTTATAATCTCTCAAACGAACTGTCGGGGGAAACCTATGGATTTTAAAGCAGTCGGCGGGAAGAAAATATCTATGATGATGTACGGCAACGCCCTTGTTTCTTCGGGTGCTTAGCTGTACCTGGAAAAATAGAAACGGGGCGTCTCAAAAGAGACGCCCTTTTTTTATATCGGGAGGGATTTGTATGAAGAAACTGCTGCTGGTATTGGTTCTACTGGGTTTAGTTTTGGCCTTCGGGGCGGAAAAGATCAAAGTCGGGGCGACTCCCGTTCCTCACGCAGAGATACTGGAGATAGTGAAAGGGGATCTGGCGGCCCTCGGGTACGAGCTCGAGATAGTCGTGTTCAACGACTACGTGCTTCCGAACATAGCGCTCTCTACGGGGGAGCTGAGCGCCAATTACTTCCAGCACGTGCCGTACCTGGTCTCCTTCACTACCCAGAGGGGAATCAAGGGACTGATATCCGTTAAAGCGATTCACGTTGAGCCAATGGGCTTCTTTCTGAAGAAACCTCTGGAGAGCCTGGAGGCGGGCGACAAGATCGCCATTCCGAATGACCCCACCAACGAGGGGCGCGCGCTGATACTTCTCCACAACAACGGTTTGATTCAACTTAAAGACCCCACAAAGCTGGAATCTACGGTGCGCGACATCGAGAGCAACCCGAGAAAACTCGATTTTGTCGAAATCGAAGCCGGCTTCATTCCAAGGGTTTACACTGATGACAAAACCGTGGTTGGCGCCGTGATCAACACGAACTACGCCTTGACGATTAACCTCAACGCGACCAAAGACGCCGAATTCATCGAAGGTGCTGAATCCCCGTACGCAAACATCATAACGATCCGCGAGGCCGATAAAGACAAGGACTGGGTCAAGGCGCTCGTGAGCGTGTTGACCACGGAGAAAGTGAGAAACTTCATCAACGAGAAGTACGGCGGAGCGGTAGTGCCGGTATTCTGAGAGGGGAAGTAGCGTTGATCCTGGCAGTCAAAAACCTGAACCTTTCTTTCGAAGACAGGACCGGGAGAAGAAAGATCCTGGACGATGTGAGCTTTTCGGTGGAAGAAGG
This portion of the Mesotoga infera genome encodes:
- a CDS encoding CobW family GTP-binding protein — protein: MKLKKSSVPELVLVTGFLGSGKTTFLKVLMSQYHDALKGVIINDFGKVAIDGSLLDKEGIFKEEISGGSIFCTCRENEFVEALKCMIKEGPDIIFVETSGMSDPSGIEKLLPIAGKVEFVCGYCVVDASRFLALSDIFSVVEKQVASSDVVIINKVDRVSVGELERIKQEISTIGNMPQYEARYGVTRKPVPFFKRKKEVAESENSPNNRPKSLLIEWEGEVTIEKLRDFVEEILGSALRVKGFCRTESGLVLVNGVGSSVEITLADNAKATGLSIISERNKPVLKTIKDAWERLFNTEIKIT
- a CDS encoding MetQ/NlpA family ABC transporter substrate-binding protein, coding for MKKLLLVLVLLGLVLAFGAEKIKVGATPVPHAEILEIVKGDLAALGYELEIVVFNDYVLPNIALSTGELSANYFQHVPYLVSFTTQRGIKGLISVKAIHVEPMGFFLKKPLESLEAGDKIAIPNDPTNEGRALILLHNNGLIQLKDPTKLESTVRDIESNPRKLDFVEIEAGFIPRVYTDDKTVVGAVINTNYALTINLNATKDAEFIEGAESPYANIITIREADKDKDWVKALVSVLTTEKVRNFINEKYGGAVVPVF